A genomic stretch from Arachis stenosperma cultivar V10309 chromosome 3, arast.V10309.gnm1.PFL2, whole genome shotgun sequence includes:
- the LOC130965637 gene encoding uncharacterized protein LOC130965637: MHGFYGADSFVELGECWVEMIKYVANEPSIGLFFIQQHTQTDVPNIIKLRNNVIVKSRETSLHTQDLEDSIVMVRSMKECGFSIVDEMIGDIKKSLITMGTKQPKKGLIHPATNIDRTSFAGITSSQGMKTEEFNLSNLIKDEPQFQSQPQHNDVRDLEKLLVSEKYDDFKANIEAKLEEWLKGTNSHYDNCQTVHDKKL, translated from the exons ATGCATGGATTCTACGGTGCTGATAGTTTTGTGGAGCTAGGTGAATGTTGGGTAGAAATGATTAAATACGTGGCTAATGAACCATCCATTGGACTTTTTTTTATCCAACAACATACTCAAACAGATGTGCCCAATATTATTAAACTTCGAAACAATGTTATTGTGAAGTCTCGTGAAACAAGTTTACACACACAAGATTTAGAAGATTCGATCGTAATGGTTAGATCGATGAAGGAGTGTGGATTTTCTATAGTTGATGAGATGATTGGAGACATTAAAAAATCTCTAATAACTATGGGAACAAAACAACCAAAAAAGGGGTTGATTCATCCTGCAACAAATATTGATAGAACTAGTTTTGCGG GCATTACATCTTCGCAGGGTATGAAAACTGAAGAGTTCAACTTGTCAAACTTGATTAAAGATGAACCTCAATTTCAATCTCAACCTCAACACAATGATGTTAGGGATCTTGAGAAGTTATTAGTCTCAGAAAAGTATGATGACTTCAAAGCTAATATAGAAGCTAAACTTGAGGAGTGGCTAAAAGGAACTAACAGCCATTATGACAATTGTCAAACAGTTCACGATAAAAAGCTTTAG
- the LOC130968332 gene encoding calcium-binding protein CBP-like: protein MSGYGYGYGAPTGGQPYGYGAPPGGQPQGHSAPPGGQPHGHSAPPGGQPHAHSTPPGSQPYGHSAPPGGQPYGHSAPPGGQSYGHGGVATAYPASGGYGSPFAMLVPSTFPPGTDPSIVACFEMVDVDRSGQIDDRELQKALSSYNQSFSLRTVHLLMNMFTNTNIKKIGPKEFTSLFQSLQSWRATFERFDRDRSGRIDSNELREALLSLGYSLSPMLLELLISKYDKTDGRARAIEYDNFIECCLTVKGLTDKFKEKDTNLSGTANFTYESFMLTVLPFIIA from the exons ATGTCAGGTTACGGCTACGGCTACGGTGCTCCAACAGGCGGCCAGCCTTACGGCTATGGTGCCCCGCCGGGTGGCCAGCCTCAAGGCCACAGTGCTCCGCCAGGCGGCCAGCCTCACGGTCACAGTGCTCCGCCGGGAGGCCAGCCTCACGCTCACAGTACCCCGCCTGGCAGCCAGCCCTACGGCCACAGTGCCCCGCCGGGAGGCCAGCCTTACGGCCACAGTGCCCCGCCGGGAGGCCAGTCTTACGGCCATGGCGGCGTCGCGACAGCATACCCGGCATCGGGCGGTTACGGTAGCCCGTTCGCCATGCTGGTGCCGTCAACGTTCCCTCCCGGGACGGACCCGAGCATCGTGGCGTGTTTCGAGATGGTGGATGTTGACCGAAGCGGGCAGATCGACGATAGGGAGTTGCAGAAGGCTCTGTCTTCCTATAATCAGAGCTTCAGCTTGAGGACCGTACACCTCCTCATGAATATGTTCACCAACACCAACATCAAGAAAATCG GCCCCAAGGAATTCACATCTCTCTTTCAGAGTCTTCAGAGCTGGAGG GCGACTTTTGAAAGATTTGATAGGGACAGGAGCGGAAGAATTGACTCGAATGAGTTGCGAGAGGCTTTACTGAGCTTGGGTTATTCTCTCTCTCCTATGTTGTTGGAATTGCTTATCTCCAAGTATGACAAAACTGATGGAAGAGCCAGGGCTATTGAATATGACAATTTCATTGA GTGTTGCCTTACTGTTAAG GGGCTAACTGACAAATTCAAGGAGAAGGATACTAACTTAAGTGGCACCGCAAATTTCACCTATGAGTCGTTTATGTTGACCGTCCTACCCTTCATAATCGCTTAG